TTCGGGGGACAGGTGGGGGACAAATTTTTAAGGGGGGGGAGAATGGGCTACGAGTGGAAAAAGACAAAGTATGAGGGGATCAGGTACCGCGAGCATCCGACACGCCAGCATGGTGTGCGTAAGGATCGTTATTATGTCCTTCGGCAACGTGTCAACGGGCGGCGAGTTGAAGAGGCCTTGGGGTGGGAATCTCAGGGTTTCAATTTGCAGAAAGTGCGCGAGATTCAGTCAGCTTTGCTCCTAGCTGCGAAGACTGGTAGTGGCCCACGGACACTGGCCGAAATGCGGGCCGCTGATGAACAGGCCCGCAAACGAGAAGAAGAAAATAAGGAGATTGAACGAAACAAGTCGATATCGATAAGCGACTACTGGGACACATATCTTGCCTTCGCAAAAACCAAAAAAGGTGAGTCTAGCTGGGAAAAGGAAGAATCGCACTATAGAAATTGGATTTCCCAAGTCCTGGGAGATGTGCCGATCCGAGAGCTTTATAGACTTGAACATTGGGATAAGTTGATGGCGGTCCTTGTAGATGCAAATTTAGCGCCAAGGACTCGTCAGTATGTGGCTTTTACACTCCGTCAATGCGTTGTTCATGCATATAAAAGGGGTATGGTTGACGCACCGCCGCCGCAGCTAAAGGATGTCGGGGCTGTGCTGAAGCCGAATAGCAATCAGCGGACTAGGGTTATTTCAACTGAAGAGTTTAAGCAGATCCTTAATAACTTGCGAGAAAAAGACGAATATGCGTATAGAATGACTGTTTTCGCAGCTATTACCTGTTGTAGAGCATCGCAAGCTTACGATCTTGAGTGGGGCGATATAGATTTTTCTGAGCGTACTGCGCTTGTAAAAGAAAAAGATCATACGAAAAGAAAAATATATCTTGGCGACAAGGTCATGGATATGCTGAGAGATATGGATAGAGTTGGAGATTATGTTTTTGTAAATGAATCTGGAGACAAATACAAACAAGCGCCAAAGTCATTTGCTAACGTAGTCAAGAAACTTGGTTTGAATAAAGGGCGTCGTCGTTTAAATAAGATAGTATTTCATTCACTCAGGCACACTGGAGCTACTAGGCTTGGCAAATTGATACCTTTGCGAGATTTAATGGATGTTATCGGTTGGAAAACAGCCACTATTGCTATGCGATATCAAAAAACTGAGAAGGAAATTCAAGATAAAGCGACGATTGAGCTGGAGAAAATGGTATTGAGCTAAGGATAAGGTTGAGTCGACGGGAGCTTGGTCAGTTGCGTGAAAAAACCTTCTAGACGATGAGGTCATCAGGTTTCTTGTAATCCGCCAGGAGGAGGGAGTTGATCGGGTCGACTAGAAGAGGCTGAGGGCGATTATCGACAACTGACCGTTTACACGAAATTTAAATGCCCAGAGTGTTGATGGGTTGTATTAAAAATCAAATTTTTTATCATCTTGAATGATGTTGTTATAATTATTTTTGAAATTATCTTCGGAAAGATGATTTTTGTATGAATCTTTCATGGGATTTGCAATTTGAAGTATTTGTCGCTCTATCTGCATTGCGTATAAAATATCAATAATATTTTTTATAGGGGTTTCTGGGTCACCTTTTTCAATTTTTTCAATTGTAGTGGGGCTTAATTCGGAAATTTCTGCTAATTTCTGGATTGATAGTTCTCTTCTTAATCTGGCAGATTTTAAGTTTTTTCCAACCTTCATAGAAAGAACTTCAGTCATGCTAAATGATTTTTTCATAGATGAAATATCCTCTAATAATATTTTCTTCAAATTAATACTTATTCGTGATAGAGTTTTTCATAATTGGGTGCGCCAAGCATGGCAAAAAATGGTAAATATCTCCATGTTTTTAACTCATGTCTTTTCACATAATATCTGGTTCTGCATAATCTGAACAAGCTTTTTATTATTTGTTTTGTTGTATAATTAAACCCTTTTGCACCTAAAAATAATTGTATAAATAATATTATCGTGTCTAAATTAGTTTCGTTAATTATAAATATTTTTTTCATGTCATCTGGGAGATCGTATATTTCGAAAAGAATAGTCTTTATAAGTTCTTCGCTTATTGTAGGTAATTCTATTTGTTTGAAATGCGCTTTTCCGCTGTTGTCAACATGTATAGTATATCCAGATTCGATAGCAATGTCGTAATCATTTTCTTTGAATGAAAAAGTAGAAAATGATCGTTGGCGGTCACATTCTACTGATTTTTCAACGTTTAACGGGCTATTGTGGTGGACAGGATAGCTGAAATAAAAATCTTTATATAAATCAGATTCGATTTTTAAGTAATCGGGAGTTGAGACAAGGTAAGAGTGTTTCATAAGTCACATCTCCTTTTTGGGGCTAGAAGTTAATCAAATCATGAACAATAATTTAGTAAATAAATATAACCCTTTAATTCAGTTGGTTGGTCGCCATTGAGGTTGATAAGTTTTTGAGGTTTGAGTACTCTGTGAGTGTTAGTTAGTTTTTAACTAATAGTCTTGAGCGAATTTGTCAAAAATAAATTAATTTAAAATTATCAAAATCTTGGACAAAATAGATGCCAGCTTCATTAGACAACTCTGAGCTTAGTAAAGAACAGGCTGCGGTAGGCTTGGATTCTCAAGGAAGGGCGTCCGCTGAAAATAATGATGCCGCCTCATTTGAGGTAATATTGTCCAGAATGCTTGCTGTAATCGGCGGGGAGCGTCCGGCAGATCTTGCGGGTGTCTTGGGTATCTCGCAGGCGTCAGTGTCAGGTGCCAAGAAAAGGAAAAATATCCCTGATAATTGGTTTTGGGCAATTTCAGATAAGTATGGGGTATCAGTCGACTGGCTTCGGAATGGTACAGGGGAAATTCCGGAGGGCGTTGGGTTTAATGTTAAGACTATGCCTGTTAAAAAGGTTAGGAATGAGAGAGTTGTTCAGAGCCAAGGGCGTATGTCTCGGACAAGATCTAGTTCTCAATCTTGTTCGATTGAAACGCATGGTGATGAAACAGATTTAGATATCGTTGAGCTTCTTGGGAAGGTTGTTGAGATTTTAAAATCGGAGAGCGTATATTCAGTTGCAATGGTTCATAATATACAAGCTTTTCACCAATCTATTCGTAACGATCGAGAAATAGATAGGTTGCGAAACAAGCTTGATCACAATAAGCATATATTAGAAATACAGGTAGATGATATTGTGAATGGGTTTAAGGTTTTTCAAGAGGAAAATGAGTTGTTCAAAAAGCAAAAAGTTGAAAATAATAAAAATGATTAACATTGAACGCGCCAAAAAAGTCATTGTGCACTGAGCCCGACCTGGACGGTCGTAGCGTTAGACCAAGGTGGTCGGTTGATCGGGGTTGCCGCCACGGAAGGGTCATAGATATGACGTCGAGTTGTCGGACGTTCCGGCTCCTTGAGGACTTGCAGTGTGGTTTCGTCCATGTTGGCGAGGGTCCGCTTGGCTATGTGACCTGGAAGAACGGATTCGCCGGGGTCTCGCTGAAGGGTAGGTGTTGATCTCGTCGATAATCAACGGTCTCGGGCCAAGCGGGACAGGGAATGTTGCACTTAGCCATT
This portion of the Desulfomicrobium macestii genome encodes:
- a CDS encoding tyrosine-type recombinase/integrase, with translation MGYEWKKTKYEGIRYREHPTRQHGVRKDRYYVLRQRVNGRRVEEALGWESQGFNLQKVREIQSALLLAAKTGSGPRTLAEMRAADEQARKREEENKEIERNKSISISDYWDTYLAFAKTKKGESSWEKEESHYRNWISQVLGDVPIRELYRLEHWDKLMAVLVDANLAPRTRQYVAFTLRQCVVHAYKRGMVDAPPPQLKDVGAVLKPNSNQRTRVISTEEFKQILNNLREKDEYAYRMTVFAAITCCRASQAYDLEWGDIDFSERTALVKEKDHTKRKIYLGDKVMDMLRDMDRVGDYVFVNESGDKYKQAPKSFANVVKKLGLNKGRRRLNKIVFHSLRHTGATRLGKLIPLRDLMDVIGWKTATIAMRYQKTEKEIQDKATIELEKMVLS
- a CDS encoding helix-turn-helix domain-containing protein, whose product is MKKSFSMTEVLSMKVGKNLKSARLRRELSIQKLAEISELSPTTIEKIEKGDPETPIKNIIDILYAMQIERQILQIANPMKDSYKNHLSEDNFKNNYNNIIQDDKKFDF
- a CDS encoding helix-turn-helix domain-containing protein, whose protein sequence is MPASLDNSELSKEQAAVGLDSQGRASAENNDAASFEVILSRMLAVIGGERPADLAGVLGISQASVSGAKKRKNIPDNWFWAISDKYGVSVDWLRNGTGEIPEGVGFNVKTMPVKKVRNERVVQSQGRMSRTRSSSQSCSIETHGDETDLDIVELLGKVVEILKSESVYSVAMVHNIQAFHQSIRNDREIDRLRNKLDHNKHILEIQVDDIVNGFKVFQEENELFKKQKVENNKND